In a genomic window of Alcanivorax sp.:
- a CDS encoding aminotransferase class I/II-fold pyridoxal phosphate-dependent enzyme has product MPFQPDVHLNLNVRGLGVSATLAINERSNALRQQGRQVYKLGLGQSPFPVPPSVVSALREFAGEKDYLPVKGLPALQEAIASHLHREHDVPFRAEDIMIGPGSKELMFILQLVYYGDLVIPTPSWVSYAPQASIIGRRVHWVPTHRHNNWKLGADSLDALCQRDPGRPRLVILNYPANPHGYTFTDDELRDIAEVARKHRLILLSDEIYGRTRYDGQHRSIARYYPEGTIISDGMSKWCGAGGWRLGAFAFPPNLSWLRDAMATVASETYTSVSAPIQHAAVSAFQGGADMDDYLFQCRRILQGLARFQVDAYQQAGLDLAMPDGGFYLFPDFTPLTERLHQRGIHDSTALCEALLEETGVATLPGEAFGRPSGELTLRQAFVDFDGQAALDGAASVPAEQSLGEDFLRQYCGNCTTAMDRIVYWLG; this is encoded by the coding sequence ATGCCGTTCCAGCCCGATGTCCACCTCAACCTCAATGTCCGTGGTCTGGGGGTGTCCGCTACCCTGGCCATCAACGAGCGCAGCAATGCCCTGCGCCAGCAGGGGCGGCAGGTCTACAAGCTGGGGCTGGGGCAGTCACCCTTTCCGGTGCCGCCGTCCGTGGTCAGTGCATTGCGCGAGTTTGCCGGCGAGAAGGATTATCTGCCGGTAAAAGGGCTGCCGGCGCTGCAGGAAGCCATCGCCAGTCATCTGCACCGCGAGCACGATGTGCCCTTCCGGGCCGAAGACATCATGATCGGGCCGGGCTCCAAGGAGCTCATGTTTATCCTGCAACTGGTCTACTACGGCGACCTGGTGATTCCCACGCCGAGCTGGGTCTCCTATGCGCCCCAGGCCAGCATCATCGGCCGCCGTGTCCATTGGGTACCGACCCATCGACACAATAACTGGAAGCTTGGTGCGGACAGTCTCGATGCCCTGTGCCAGCGTGACCCGGGCCGGCCACGGCTGGTGATTCTCAACTATCCGGCCAACCCCCACGGCTATACGTTCACTGACGATGAGCTGCGCGACATTGCCGAGGTGGCCCGTAAGCACCGGCTGATTCTGCTCAGCGACGAAATCTACGGACGCACCCGCTACGATGGCCAGCACCGTTCCATTGCCCGCTATTACCCGGAAGGCACCATCATCAGCGATGGCATGAGCAAGTGGTGTGGCGCCGGTGGTTGGCGGCTGGGCGCCTTTGCCTTTCCACCCAACCTGTCCTGGCTGCGCGATGCCATGGCCACCGTGGCCAGTGAAACCTACACCTCGGTGTCCGCGCCTATTCAGCATGCGGCGGTGAGCGCCTTTCAGGGTGGTGCTGATATGGACGATTACCTGTTCCAGTGCCGTCGTATTCTCCAGGGGCTGGCCAGGTTTCAGGTGGATGCCTACCAACAGGCCGGGCTGGATCTGGCCATGCCCGACGGCGGCTTTTACCTGTTCCCGGATTTCACGCCTCTGACGGAGCGCTTGCATCAGCGGGGCATTCACGACAGCACCGCCCTGTGCGAGGCACTACTGGAAGAAACCGGTGTGGCCACTTTGCCCGGTGAAGCCTTTGGTCGTCCTTCTGGGGAGCTGACCTTGCGGCAGGCCTTTGTGGACTTTGATGGTCAGGCCGCTCTCGATGGCGCGGCATCGGTGCCAGCAGAGCAATCACTGGGTGAGGATTTCCTGCGCCAGTATTGTGGTAACTGCACCACCGCCATGGATCGTATCGTGTATTGGTTGGGGTAG
- a CDS encoding AarF/ABC1/UbiB kinase family protein, with amino-acid sequence MESTTPDQPQTLGETTRMLWNARGRYKRVLATAASLQKVVWKHRKILGSSDEQALQPLHQEVAASLATLFRDNGGAWIKFAQFLSCRPDLLPAPYIDAFAHLRENAPKAHFDDIQPWLKAQLGHDWADSFSAFNIIPMAAASIAQVHNATLKSGAEVAVKLQQPRVSQEFSEDAAALRLLAKALKPLLREVDVEQIINQLITTTERELDFRLEMAHMQEFSELPHLPGIKVPRVYPTLCSAQMLVTEWIEGKSLSTLLREDEAQAIPLLERLQASMMQQVLEFGLFHADPHPGNFIVTPDGDLAVLDFGAVEHVAAEDRQHYTALLMRLLGMGDGPLLPLFEAAGFGGLTEERLEKLSAALVSARQDTDTTLADNLRTLLDEFRRLRLVMPDSFVAMVRVLITVGGLMTRYQIPFSWGGAGAQPLNNAEK; translated from the coding sequence ATGGAATCGACCACGCCCGACCAGCCCCAGACTCTCGGCGAGACCACTCGCATGCTGTGGAACGCCCGTGGCCGCTACAAGCGGGTGCTGGCCACCGCCGCCAGCCTGCAGAAGGTGGTATGGAAACATCGCAAGATACTGGGCAGTAGCGACGAGCAGGCCCTGCAGCCCCTCCACCAGGAAGTGGCCGCCAGCCTCGCCACCCTGTTCCGTGATAACGGCGGCGCCTGGATCAAGTTTGCCCAGTTTCTCAGCTGCCGGCCGGATCTGCTGCCCGCGCCCTATATCGACGCCTTTGCCCATCTGCGAGAGAACGCCCCCAAGGCCCATTTTGATGACATTCAGCCCTGGCTGAAGGCCCAGCTGGGCCACGACTGGGCGGATTCCTTCAGTGCCTTCAACATCATCCCCATGGCCGCCGCTTCCATCGCCCAGGTCCATAACGCCACCCTGAAATCCGGCGCAGAGGTAGCAGTGAAGCTGCAGCAGCCCCGGGTCAGCCAGGAGTTCTCTGAAGATGCCGCCGCCCTGCGATTGCTGGCCAAGGCGCTGAAACCGCTGCTACGCGAAGTGGATGTGGAGCAGATCATCAACCAGTTGATCACCACCACCGAACGGGAGCTGGACTTCCGCCTGGAAATGGCCCACATGCAGGAGTTCAGTGAGCTGCCACACCTGCCGGGCATCAAGGTGCCGCGGGTCTACCCGACCCTGTGCAGTGCACAGATGCTGGTAACGGAGTGGATTGAGGGGAAAAGCCTGTCCACCTTGTTGCGTGAGGATGAAGCGCAGGCCATTCCCCTGCTGGAGCGGTTGCAGGCCAGCATGATGCAACAGGTGCTGGAGTTCGGTCTGTTCCATGCGGACCCGCACCCGGGCAACTTTATCGTTACCCCGGACGGTGATCTGGCGGTGCTGGATTTCGGTGCCGTGGAGCATGTAGCCGCGGAGGATCGCCAGCATTACACCGCGCTGCTGATGCGATTGCTGGGCATGGGCGACGGACCGCTGCTACCGCTGTTCGAAGCCGCCGGTTTTGGCGGGCTCACCGAAGAGCGACTGGAAAAACTGTCCGCGGCACTGGTCTCCGCCCGCCAGGATACCGATACCACCCTGGCGGATAACCTGCGCACCCTGCTGGATGAATTCCGCCGCCTGCGGCTGGTGATGCCGGACTCCTTCGTAGCCATGGTGCGGGTGCTGATCACCGTGGGCGGACTGATGACCCGCTATCAGATTCCGTTTTCCTGGGGCGGCGCTGGCGCCCAGCCTCTAAACAACGCGGAAAAATGA
- the katG gene encoding catalase/peroxidase HPI, which translates to MTDSKCPINHAAGGGTTNQDWWPNQLRLDLLNQHSSKSNPMDEDFDYAKAFSRLDLDAVKKDLDALMTDSQDWWPADFGHYGGLFIRMAWHSAGTYRIGDGRGGGGRGQQRFAPLNSWPDNVNLDKARRLLWPIKQKYGRNISWADLMILAGNVALESMGFKTFGFAGGREDTWEPDLDVYWGAEQGWLDGDKRYSGKRDLENPLAAVQMGLIYVNPEGPDGNPDPKAAAHDIRETFARMAMDDEETVALIAGGHTFGKAHGAGDPEKVGPEPEAASLAEQGLGWHNPVGTGKGDDTMGGGPEVTWTQTPTQWSNYFFENLFGYEWELTTSPAGAKQWVAKDADEIIPYAQDKSKKRKPMMLTTDLSLRFDPDYEKISRRFYENPDQFADAFARAWFKLTHRDMGPRVRYLGPEVPKEELIWQDPVPPVDHELVNDQDIAALKSKILESGLSVSELVSTAWASASTFRGGDKRGGANGARIRLAPQKDWEVNQPQQLAKVLKTLEGIQSDFNSGNKKVSLADLIVLAGGVGIEKAAKDAGHDVTVPFHPGRTDATEAQTDVASFEPLEPAADGFRNYQKGKFSIGAEHLLVDRAQLLTLTAPEMTALVGGLRVLGANHDGSQHGVFTDKPGTLSNDFFVNLLDMGTEWKATSSDEEAFEGRDRDSGQVKWTGTRVDLVFGSNSVLRALAEVYACADGQEKLVNDFVAAWTKVMELDRFDLKK; encoded by the coding sequence ATGACAGACAGTAAATGCCCGATTAATCACGCGGCAGGTGGCGGCACCACGAACCAGGACTGGTGGCCCAACCAGCTACGCCTGGATCTCCTCAATCAGCATTCCTCCAAGTCCAATCCCATGGATGAGGACTTCGATTACGCCAAAGCTTTCAGCCGTCTTGATCTTGATGCAGTGAAAAAAGATCTGGATGCACTGATGACCGATTCCCAGGACTGGTGGCCGGCGGATTTCGGTCACTATGGCGGTCTGTTTATTCGCATGGCCTGGCATAGTGCCGGCACCTACCGTATCGGTGATGGCCGGGGCGGCGGTGGTCGTGGCCAGCAGCGTTTTGCGCCACTGAACAGCTGGCCGGACAACGTGAACCTGGACAAGGCCCGCCGTCTGCTGTGGCCGATCAAGCAAAAGTATGGCCGCAATATTTCCTGGGCGGACCTGATGATTCTCGCCGGTAACGTGGCGCTGGAATCCATGGGCTTCAAGACTTTCGGCTTTGCCGGTGGCCGGGAAGACACCTGGGAGCCGGACCTGGATGTGTACTGGGGTGCCGAGCAAGGCTGGCTGGATGGCGACAAGCGCTATTCTGGGAAGCGCGACCTGGAAAACCCGCTGGCGGCAGTACAGATGGGCCTGATCTATGTGAACCCGGAAGGCCCGGACGGCAACCCGGACCCGAAGGCCGCGGCGCACGATATCCGCGAAACCTTTGCGCGCATGGCCATGGATGATGAGGAAACCGTGGCGCTGATCGCCGGTGGCCACACCTTCGGCAAGGCCCATGGCGCCGGTGATCCGGAAAAAGTGGGCCCTGAACCGGAGGCAGCGAGCCTGGCCGAACAGGGTCTGGGCTGGCACAACCCGGTGGGTACCGGTAAAGGTGATGACACCATGGGCGGCGGCCCGGAAGTGACCTGGACCCAGACGCCCACCCAGTGGAGCAACTACTTCTTTGAAAACCTGTTTGGCTACGAGTGGGAGCTTACCACCAGCCCGGCAGGCGCCAAGCAGTGGGTGGCCAAGGACGCGGACGAAATCATCCCCTACGCCCAGGACAAGAGCAAAAAGCGCAAGCCGATGATGCTGACCACGGATCTGTCCCTGCGCTTTGATCCGGACTACGAAAAGATTTCCCGGCGCTTCTACGAGAACCCGGACCAGTTCGCCGACGCCTTTGCCCGCGCCTGGTTCAAGCTCACTCACCGTGACATGGGCCCCCGTGTCCGTTACCTGGGCCCGGAAGTGCCCAAAGAAGAGCTGATCTGGCAGGACCCGGTGCCGCCGGTGGATCACGAGCTGGTCAACGACCAGGACATCGCGGCACTGAAGAGCAAGATCCTGGAAAGCGGATTGTCCGTGTCCGAGCTGGTGTCCACCGCCTGGGCCTCCGCCTCCACCTTCCGTGGTGGCGACAAGCGTGGCGGCGCCAACGGTGCCCGCATTCGCCTGGCACCGCAGAAGGACTGGGAAGTAAACCAGCCGCAGCAACTGGCAAAAGTGCTGAAGACCCTGGAAGGCATCCAGAGCGACTTCAACAGCGGCAACAAGAAGGTGTCGCTGGCGGACCTGATCGTGCTGGCTGGTGGTGTCGGTATCGAAAAGGCGGCGAAGGATGCCGGCCACGATGTGACCGTGCCCTTCCATCCGGGACGGACCGATGCCACCGAAGCGCAGACCGACGTGGCTTCCTTCGAGCCACTGGAGCCGGCGGCGGATGGTTTCCGCAACTACCAGAAAGGCAAGTTCAGCATCGGTGCCGAACACCTGTTGGTGGACCGGGCGCAACTGCTCACGCTGACGGCGCCGGAGATGACCGCACTGGTGGGTGGCCTGCGTGTACTGGGCGCCAATCACGATGGTAGCCAACACGGTGTGTTCACCGACAAGCCCGGCACATTGAGCAACGATTTCTTCGTCAACCTGCTCGACATGGGCACGGAATGGAAAGCCACTTCCAGTGATGAAGAAGCGTTCGAAGGCCGTGATCGCGACAGCGGCCAGGTGAAATGGACCGGTACCCGGGTG